tttaaaattttgagtttttgttattttcttttctttggaGTTTGTTCTTTGTGTTTTATAAAAacgtttttgttcttttttttttaataattattttgtgtttttttaacctttttaacttttttatcgttttttaaatttttttttattatattatctctacttgattttttttgttctttttctgtTGTATTTTTCACATGCTGTTCTTTATGAAAAATAGttatttttttatagtttatcgGGAAAgagaatatgtttttttttttgtaccttttctttggtttttttaatattagtgtttttttttaggttttggtTAACGTTCTTTTCGTTTACTGTATTATGTTCTTTccatttaagggatacacttgcctttttcggCCGTTGCAcaggtattaagaagaataattgaatgaaataaaataataaaacaagtggggttggatatatattttaataattaaacatgtggggaccatgtcattttggtgggtggagggtgaggtgggtttatgaaatctatacctagtttatacctagtatttaaaaaagaaaaccatataccattagatgacacgtgtcaccattCTTTCATATAtcattagatgacatgtgtcacccCATATTTCATCCATATTTTTTTCCCAATTTTTCATTTGTTATATAAAGTATTTTACAGCTTCAACACCTCTTtcccttcatcttcttctttcaacatcaattcaccatttagttcatatattcattcaacCTCTTCCATTTTATCTTCCTCTTTAACATTCAATATTAATATATCatctattttatatatttttaaattttaaattaactcatatataaatcatatatttctaCTAATGAAACCCGCAACaaaattaacactttaaaaGATGGCTtaataactactccctccgttcctaaatacgtgtcaCATTTTGGCTCCGgcacggtaattaataaaattgtaaagtgtgtaagagttaatgattgagaatgttttttttggagaaaggataaagtagataattgtttaattgaataaagtacaaataaaagtggatgtggggattgaaaagtggaaaagtggaaaatgtgtaagtaaaagtaatcatgatttatagaaaagtgagaaaagtgtatggaaaagtgtgaaaagtgtatggaaaagtgggaaaagtatatgttcaaaaatagaaatgtgacacttataagggaacaccaaaaaaggaaatgtgacacttatttaggaacggagggagtaatatatatAACTGCCCGTTttttgaacgggctcaaaagctagttatttgtttaataggatggtgggtgatagggtatattagatgtattatttaattagatggtgggttgataagttactaaaaatgacaagtgtatctcttaaataaatatggcCGGAAAaaacaagtgtatcccttaaataaatacggaggggaGAGTATTTTTAAACACGAGTCCGTAGGGTGGAGTGTAACTGATGCAGGCAGTTTAAGTTGTGATAGTTTGCACTGTTTGAGTACTGCTGTGAGATTTCCTTAGCATTGTTCAACTACCCTAGTAATCAAATCATTCGTAGCTAAGATCCTATGAATGTATAAACAGTATATTTTGTCAAAAAATCAATGTGAGTTTTAGTGTCATGTGCAGGTGTCAAGCTGGGGGGGTCCTATCCCTAAAGTCTTAGAGGATAGATGACTTGACCTAAAGCCACTAATGGCGGAACCGATTTAACAAATTGCATCATCCACAATTATATTTGATTTGACTTTGCGTGGAGTATATTTCTTTCCCCTTTGTTTTATCACTTTGGTTTTGCCAGGATTGGTAcatttgatttaatattttcaaaTCAATTTTACTCATCATTTTCTTCACTAGGGTTATTTCGATCGAGGAAGTACAAGCGCATATTAGATATATAtgggcaaatacatatcagaataaaagacaaaatagaaaaaggccggacaaaaaagaaattaaatggtacttttttaaacaaaaattgtacttttttttttacagaatgatactccctccgttcctaaataagtgtcacattttgGCTCCGgcacggtaattaataaaattgtaaagtgtgtaagagttaatgattgagaatgttttttttggggaaaggataaagtagataattgtttaattgaataaagtacaaataaaagtggatgtggggattgaaaagtggaaaagtgtagaatgtgtaagtaaaagtaatcatgatttatagaaaagtgggaaaagtgtatggaaaagtgtgaaaagtgtatggaaaagtgggaaaagtatatgttcaaaaatagaaatgtgacacttataagggaacaccaaaaaaggaaatgtgacacttatttaggaacggagggagtacttttttttttttttttttttttttttttttttttacagaagagtactttttttaacatgaatgatacttctttttttgtcttttagttatttatcttttagttgatatgtgtgttgccacacatatctgatatgcgaaaaaacaacctctATTTCGATCTCCTTGCCTTAACTTTTGAGAAACATACATGAAATGAATTAAGTATTAAAGTTCAAAACCAACTAAGGCCGAAAGTGGGGATCAGCCGATCAGGGACAAACAAAGCGCATCTATAACTGTTTTACGCACCATATGGATCATGAGCCAATTGCACTTGATCGCGCTTCACTTTGATAATAAGACACCGACTAAAACATTTCCCCTTTCGTATGATAGAGCCGATAGTCCATACCAATTGAACCAGGCTTGAAGAGTTTGTGTAGGTTGAAATTAATATATTGCGCTAAAGACTATACTTGTTTGTATTCGTCGCATGCGAttttacaattaaaaaaaaaaaattacgttGTGCAATTCTGCAAGATACTACTCCCTCTATCCTTTAATACTCGCACTGTTTTGACTTTTAAaattattcacataattcactttaaccctattttatttctagtaaatgaaaataaatgttagtatataatatattgtaggattcatcttaatatatattttcaaaatattaatatttttataagtttttataatatgtagttaaaaatATTGTtggtcaaaattgtgcattagcaagcgtgtccagtcaaaatggtgcgagtattaagggacggagggagtactccgtaatagtTTATTCAGTATTGGGCATGTTTTCTTAGTATAAGCTTAAAtaggttttttttgttttttttggacAGCCAAAGCCCAAATAGTTAGAGGAATTTACTTGTTGCATTGTCAAAACGGACACGTCAATTATTAAACCTATAAAGTACTCCCTCCTTCCCTAAAAGATTGATCAAAACCATTTTCACTTTACTCCGAATGAGGGGTGATACATTGCTGGTCATCAGCGGGTTTTTTGCCCATACTCAAGGGTAAAATGTTATTTTCACATAATATGTTGAAAAGTTAAACAAAGTACTAAAGTATcggcaacaatgacagtattttaatacgacaatgactatatatatatatgacaaCACTTAtacccattcatttaagtggtcccctttctttttctatttcattttttcCGCGTGGTTATGACagattttaatacaacaatgacattaTTTATACAAGAATGACAATACTTATACAAATGTTGACAATATATAGAAAGTCAACACTCttacccattcatttaagtgTAGCCCACCcttttccaatctcttttcttttactttttttttggtgggTATGGGCACTAAAACCCGTTATCCCCTAGCGGTTTATCACGCCTCTACTCCGTattaagaaagaaaataaaagaaaagtaAGTAGGTTGGTAGTTTGTATTTTGCTAAATTCAATAAGGAgcttactatttaccgccccatattactcaaaaccgccctaTTCATTTACCCATATACCCTTCAACATTTACCCATATAACCGCCCCAAATCTAACTACCACCGCTGGCCACCACCGCCGGCCACCATCGCCGGCCACTACCATCACATCGTAGGCGACAAAATGGACGAGTCTTcacaaaagttttttttttgtccggatttttctttataaacttatgcatttttagcttgtaccatgcttattaattttaagcttgtaccatggtatagacttatgagtttttagcttcgaccatggtattgacttatgcagtttaagcttgtaccatggaaggagctaaaaattaataagcttgtaccatgataTTCATAAGTCTACATTTTTTAagattttgatttgttgttgcattttatttaatgtaatcggaaataaaaaataaagacttatgaatttttagctccttccatggtacgggcttatgaattttaagctccttccatggtacaagcttaaattgcataagtcaataccatggtcgaagctaaaaactcataagtctgtaccatggtacaagcttaaaattcataagtttgtaccatggtacaagctaaaaatgcataagtttctaaaaaaaaaatccggacAAAAACAACTCTTGTGAAGACCCGTCCATTAATTTTGTCGCCTACGACGTGATGGTGGTGGCCGGAGGTAGTGGCCGGCGATGGTGCCCAGAGGTGGTGGGGTGGTGTGAGAGAATTGGAAAGTAAGATTAAGTAAGGGTACTAATGGAAAACAAGGGGAAATAATGGagcggttttgagtaatatggggcggcTTTTAGCGCTCCACTTAAATAATAATGCGTGAAAGAAGACATGTGAAtaccacattttttttttaaattgtagGAAAAAGTCAAAgagtgatgataaaggtcgcaagttgcgacaacatttagttgtcgcaatcttacgtgtcagagtttaattggtacatatatgcGTCATGTAGGTTAtgcgtcatcataatatttttactatcaatgcaatatttttattatgaaaatatgtaaataaggtaatcaatataaagaataaaacaaattagaatattatgattttgctacctttttttgaaacatgtataatagaatatataagttaaatattttaatttccaatttaaatcgtGACACATAAGTATGACCATGTCATCTTTGTGAAACGGCTTAAAGGTCACATGTTGCGACGTTTATCATTTTCGAAAGTCAAAAGGACGGATCGAAAAGGAATTTGGGCGATATTTTTAAACGTATTTCATAGCCGGGTGAGACATTAgcatcatactccctccgtcccttaatactcgtaccgctttccttttcgggtcgtcccttaatacttgcaccgcttctataaatgaaaatttataccaatattatattatttctcacacttacttcctaaccccacctacacccctattcccttcaaaaaatcatttaaaaattcacacccccattcaccactccccacctcttacacatttcccactaattatattaaaaaaataccccactatcaactaacacccattaaattacggatttttcaccaaatgccctcgaggtttactttaatgcaccaagtacccctaaactttccagaatgcaccaaatacccctgacgtttaaaacaatatcatcaaataCCCTTGAGGCTGACAgacgttaagtctccgttagcgTGTGTTTACTTTTTTGCCCTTACTCAACCCATTTCTCTATTAATCCTAATATTAAACCttaattaaatgaattaaacccctaaaataattaattaactattatcttaaaaaaaaaaaaaaaacccaaaacatcTGTTGGGCTTCCTCTTCACTTCTGTCCTCTGCTAaacgccatcatcatcatcctcttcTTATCCACCATTGTCAAAACTCGAACCTCCACATCCAGACCAACCCCTCCCCCTTTTTGCTTGCTACATACGTCGGCCAACTGCATCCCTTAGACCAATGCTAATTTCTATTAGTTGAAACCAATTTCCCCAAACCACCAAATCCAACCACCACGGCTCCGCCGCTTCCGACATTTGAACACCATCCCTCAACCACCGATCattacttcaatcgtacctagTTTTCTCATATCCAAGTCAAAATTTATCAATTTTTCAGATCAACAAAAAAAAGTGAAATTGACgaaaatcccaattgaatcaAATTGATTTTTTGCTAGGTTTAAGCTACAATGTTCGGTGATTTTTTTGGGTGCTCACAGTCGGCTACCTCGGGTTTTCCAAGCACCACAACTTGCATCATATCACAAGTTTTAATctggtttctttccttttgaatcCCAGAAATCTGCATCACCATTGTTGAAATTTCAAGAGAAAATTCGAGATACCCAGATGAAAATTAAAGCTCATTAAGTATATAATTCGATATACAATTCAGTTTTTTTTGTGCGAAATTGCTTTGGATTTGCTCAAAAAATCCCGACGAATTTTGGGTTTGGGCTTCACTACAAGGATGGGTGGAAGAGAAAAGAAGAGAGGAGACCGAAAATGCAGATCGGAAGAAAGAGGATAGTGGGTGGAGATTTCTGGCTAGCAACAAACAATAGTAGTGGATGGCTGCGACATTTGAAGAAATTGGTGGATAATTGATGATTTGGATTCAAGTTGAGGAAGAGGATAAAGATTTCCATGGGAAGGGgaaagaataaagaaaaatgaggAAAAGAAATGTTAACGGAAAAGTTAACGGAATAGACGGAAAATGGTCAATAAGGGtatttgatgatattgttttaaatgtcaggggtatttggtgcattttggaaagtttaggggtacttggtgcattaaagtaaacctcgagggcatttggtgaaaaatccgattaaattaataagtcaatttaaatgttttaaactccgcgccggtcaaaccggtgcgagtattaagagacggagggagtatctttgTAATTTGAAACAACggagtacatttttttttatgtttttctaTAAAATAAAGTtgtagatttttttttgtaattttgtgGTAATCTAAATGTCAGTGGATTATAATAAAGAAAGTAACCAAAAAGACAAGAAGGAAATGCAAGGAAGGAAATGCAATATACCGTATATTCATGTCTAGGTACAAATTTATGTTATTGCGTTGAGCCGTTGACGATTGAACTCGTCTTCACATTTCAAAACTTACTTCTACGGttctaccaagtaccaagggtACCATAAACTAACACCATAGTCCTACTCCTCTATTAGTAAGTTATAAGTAAGCCTGCGATAGATACATAGTGGACGCTCCAACCAATTTGAGAAATTGTCCATcaatctatactattattaaatctTCAAGGTAAGGAATGTCACGTTGTCATATATTGTTGTGATTTTGCAAGTGAAATGGCGATGTGTGATGTGTCATGTCATGTGCACATATGTAGTACTCAGTTTTATTATCACAAAAGATGTTAATATCAATGTTCGAACTCATGACTTCTCATTCATAATTTAAAGTTTTAACCATCTCTACAATGATATAATATAAAGGTCGTAACATGCGacttttaagccgtgtcacagtgGTGACATTGCACGCCTATGTGTCATAAATGTAtttgaaactaaaatatttaggccctgttcggcaaaattagcggtTAGCGgatagcggttagcggttgagtagcgggtagcgattaaagtagcgagtagcggtgaatagtagcgggtaacggttagctgtcaaagtagcggtaactaatatgagtgttcggtaaaagtagcggttgatattataaaaataaaaataaaaacaagaatattatttaaaactttattataaatttgtcaaacgctacccgttaccttaaacgctactaattttaacgtttgacaaaagctacccaaccgctacctcaaccgctaaccgctacctaaatcgctactttaccaaacacttccaaattttacaagtagcgtcttgaccaggtcaaaacgctacccgctacctcaaacgctaccgccgaacacgcccttAGATTATGTAacttattatacatgttacaaaaaaggtaggaaaatctttttccattttaatattctaatttacaaattaaataatgtaattttttattcAGAAAAAATGATTCTAATTTGTATaggaaattagaaaaaaaaataattttaattatttatatgatataggaaattaaaatgaaaataattttattaatttatacttaaaaaataaaaaaatgggtGTGATCGTTGAAGGAAAAGATGGGTGCCGTTCTTTTCCTATACAAATTagaattattttttctttgcctttaTATATAAATGGGTGTGTTGTTGAAGTGCCGTTCTTCAATTCCTCTCTAGATGAACTCAAACATGGTGCGTGACTGGGGTGTAGTGAGGCTGGGAGATGAACGACCCTTCTACTACGAAAAAGACCTAATTAAAACTAACCTaatcattaaaattaaaataatttttaaagtaatgtataattatgaatttttatttacataaaatatatcagTAGATTATAAATTagtgtattttttaaattaaaatgatgtattttttaaattgcacaaaaatatattattagattattatttttattcttttaatttgtaatttataagataaaaggaaatatatatttactataaatataataaatatttgttctttctttgtaTCGACtgccttatttatttattttcatagtaaaaatattaaattgatagtaaaaaaatTTGATGACGTATTGTCTACATGGCGCCTATATGTATCAATGAAATGACGAcatgtaagattgcgacaacaaaatgttgtcgcaacttgcgacctataTCATCGTCCTATAATATATCACTTTAAAgtaatgaaaaagaaaaaaatcattCTTATAAATATTAAACTTTAATGCCCAACAatataatttgaataataacctATCACGGAGTATAATTGTTTTTACTTAATCTTTCTTAATTACTCAAATCATACGTAAAAAAAGTTAATTATTGCACTACATCTTTAGCTAACGAATTGTgtatttttccaaaaataattttttttgttattcaattcgTAACTATTGATATATTGAGAAATTTCTATGTTTATAAGTGAATTAGAAAATATAAAGTTATATACAGAGTACCAATAACGTAAACtactaaaaaaataaagttttatactGAGTATCAATCAAATAAACTAAATTAATCTTACAAAAAAACtattccctccgtatttatttaagggatacacttggtcgggcacgagtattaagaaaaagaattgaatgaaataaaataaaaaagcaaGTGAGGTTggttagatattttaataagtaaacaagtggggaccatgtcattttggggggtgggaggtggggttggtttatgaaattatttgtttaataggatggtgggtcatatggTAAAtaagatgtattatttaattagatggtggggttgataagttactaaaaatggcaagtgtatctcttaaataaatacggctggaaaagacaagtgtatcccttaaataaatacggagggagtatacaaCATCTACAAAGAAACTTGAATCTAACCAAATTTTGTTAACTAATTATAAATTTGttaatcaattttttattttttttgtgcaaataagccacaagggcggggatgagaatcgatcccaggatcacctgtaatggggatggaagctctaaccaactgagctatccatcactctcaatttgtTAATCAATATTTATGTACACATAATAATTGTGCTAAAttcattttaaataaaaagttaatatcaACATACAATGTGCAACCTGAGGCATCGCCTAGGGAAACAACtagttaaataaattaaaataagataagttattttgaacttattgaacttatatttATTGTTTAACTTACTTGAATATACGTGGATAATGAACTTATGGACCTTGAATTGAACttaattttatgttttaaaaaaaaatcagaccgCATCAAATAAGAAAAATTCAGACCAGATCATACTAGATAAGAAAAGCCAGATCAAGTTAGATTAGGAAGAATCAGATCACGGGCGACCAGAAACTTAAAAAATCAGATCGATCATACTAGAATAGATGAAGAGAATAAGGCATTAACATGATAAGGCCGAAGTTGTGAGAGTAAGGGCTTTgcactatttttttgttttgttgttacTTGTTACAACCTGGTTAacccttagggctaatttgAATTAGGGGAGAATTTTGAATAGATAGGTTTTAGTCCCTTTTTAATTGTTGTTACGGAAGATCGAATACGCGATCTGCCCTACTAAGTCCAGCCTCAATAAGCATTGAACCAACAAACAATTCATACTAATTTTTGTGAgagtacggagtattatatAATCCACGTAATAATAGGATATGATTTCAGTACAAGGTTGAAATCACCCCTCCATTTCCTCATATTTGTGTACCTATGTTTCTTCATACGGTCCAACCAGCTATAAATATCACATTACTATAACTTTCTTTTTAACCAAAAACTGCAAAAAAACACATAACACCACTCTCAAGTCTCAACCTCCCTCTCTATGGAGTACAGTACTCTTTACAACCCTAATTTCAAGTCCTCTTCTTGTTCTTCGACAAGGACTACTAAAAATACTAGAAATGGTAAGAAAAAAGGtggtaacaacaacaacaacgacgACAACACCAAGAAGCGCGAGGTGAGGCTATCGACCGACCCACAAAGCATAGCGGCGAGAGAAAGAAGGCATAGAATAAGCAACCGGTTCAAGATGTTACAGAGTTTAGTCCCTGGTGGTGCTAAGCTTGACACCGTCTCCATGTTGGAACAAGCCATTCAATATGTCAAGTTCTTACAAGCTCAAATTTGTTTTCATGAAGCCCTCATAAAAaacaacaccaccactaccaacaacaacaacaacaacaacaacaacaacaacaacaacaacgacaacGACAACGACGGTGTTAAAAGTTGCACTAATATTAATACTAGTGCTAGTACTAATGTTAatgttgatgatgatgcatACTACTACGACGACAACCAATATTATTATGCATTAATGTACGATTGTAACAATTATATAAACCAACTAGAAGGTGGTGGTGCGGCTAGTGGCGCCGTTGGTGGTAGCAAAGGCGGATTCAATGGCGGCTTTTGCAACCTTCAAGAGATGAACATGGCGCCGGCAACCCCGAGCCCGGAAGCTGCAAACTACGAATTAGCAGCACAAATTCAAGATGGTTGGAATTATTACCAGGAAATTGATTATAAGAGGCCTCATCTTAAC
This Spinacia oleracea cultivar Varoflay chromosome 6, BTI_SOV_V1, whole genome shotgun sequence DNA region includes the following protein-coding sequences:
- the LOC130462534 gene encoding uncharacterized protein, which codes for MEYSTLYNPNFKSSSCSSTRTTKNTRNGKKKGGNNNNNDDNTKKREVRLSTDPQSIAARERRHRISNRFKMLQSLVPGGAKLDTVSMLEQAIQYVKFLQAQICFHEALIKNNTTTTNNNNNNNNNNNNNNDNDNDGVKSCTNINTSASTNVNVDDDAYYYDDNQYYYALMYDCNNYINQLEGGGAASGAVGGSKGGFNGGFCNLQEMNMAPATPSPEAANYELAAQIQDGWNYYQEIDYKRPHLNYY